The Apodemus sylvaticus chromosome 5, mApoSyl1.1, whole genome shotgun sequence genome has a segment encoding these proteins:
- the Kif3b gene encoding kinesin-like protein KIF3B, with amino-acid sequence MSKLKSSESVRVVVRCRPMNGKEKAASYDKVVDVDVKLGQVSVKNPKGTSHEMPKTFTFDAVYDWNAKQFELYDETFRPLVDSVLQGFNGTIFAYGQTGTGKTYTMEGVRGDPEKRGVIPNSFDHIFTHISRSQNQQYLVRASYLEIYQEEIRDLLSKDQTKRLELKERPDTGVYVKDLSSFVTKSVKEIEHVMNVGNQNRSVGATNMNEHSSRSHAIFVITIECSEVGLDGENHIRVGKLNLVDLAGSERQAKTGAQGERLKEATKINLSLSALGNVISALVDGKSTHIPYRDSKLTRLLQDSLGGNAKTVMVANVGPASYNVEETLTTLRYANRAKNIKNKPRVNEDPKDALLREFQEEIARLKAQLEKRSIGRRKRREKRREGGGSGGGGEEEEEEGEEGEEEGDDKDDYWREQQEKLEIEKRAIVEDHSLVAEEKMRLLKEKEKKMEDLRREKDAAEMLGAKIKAMESKLLVGGKNIVDHTNEQQKILEQKRQEIAEQKRREREIQQQMESRDEETLELKETYTSLQQEVDIKTKKLKKLFSKLQAVKAEIHDLQEEHIKERQELEQTQNELTRELKLKHLIIENFIPLEEKNKIMNRSFFDDEEDHWKLHPITRLENQQMMKRPVSAVGYKRPLSQHARMSMMIRPEPRYRAENIMLLELDMPSRTTRDYEGPAISPKVQAALDAALQDEDEIQVDASSFESPANRKPKARPKSGRKSGSSSSSSGNPASQFYPQSRGLVPK; translated from the exons ATGTCCAAGTTAAAAAGCTCAGAGTCAGTCCGGGTGGTGGTTCGCTGTCGGCCCATGAATGGCAAAGAAAAGGCTGCATCTTATGACAAGGTGGTCGATGTGGATGTGAAGCTGGGGCAGGTGTCTGTGAAGAACCCCAAAGGCACATCCCACGAGATGCCCAAGACCTTCACCTTTGATGCTGTGTATGACTGGAACGCCAAGCAGTTTGAACTCTATGATGAGACGTTCCGGCCACTTGTGGACTCTGTTCTACAGGGTTTCAATGGCACAATTTTTGCCTACGGACAAACAGGAACTGGGAAAACCTATACCATGGAGGGAGTCCGTGGTGACCCTGAAAAAAGAGGGGTCATCCCCAACTCCTTTGATCACATCTTCACCCACATCTCTCGATCACAGAATCAGCAGTACCTGGTCAGGGCATCTTACCTAGAGATCTATCAGGAAGAGATCCGAGACTTGCTTTCAAAGGATCAGACCAAAAGGCTGGAGCTCAAAGAGAGACCGGATACTGGAGTCTACGTGAAGGATTTGTCTTCTTTTGTCACCAAGAGTGTGAAGGAGATAGAACATGTAATGAATGTGGGAAACCAGAACCGGTCTGTCGGTGCTACCAACATGAACGAGCACAGCTCAAGGTCACATGCAATCTTTGTCATCACCATCGAATGCAGCGAGGTGGGCCTGGATGGGGAGAACCACATCCGGGTCGGAAAACTGAACCTTGTAGATCTTGCTGGCAGTGAGCGGCAAGCCAAGACTGGAGCTCaaggggaaagactgaaagaagccACCAAGATCAACCTGTCCCTCTCGGCCTTGGGTAATGTTATCTCTGCCCTGGTGGATGGCAAAAGTACCCATATTCCATACAGAGACTCAAAGCTGACCAGGCTTCTCCAAGATTCCCTTGGTGGCAATGCCAAAACTGTGATGGTAGCCAATGTGGGGCCTGCCTCTTACAATGTAGAAGAGACCCTGACCACTCTGAGATACGCCAACCGTGCCAAAAACATTAAGAACAAGCCGAGGGTCAATGAGGACCCAAAGGACGCTCTGCTTCGAGAGTTCCAAGAAGAAATTGCTCGGCTCAAGGCCCAGCTGGAAAAACGTTCCATTGGCAGGAGGAAGAGGCGAGAGAAGCGGAGGGaaggtggtggcagtggtgggggtggggaagaggaggaggaggagggagaagagggtgaGGAGGAAGGGGATGATAAGGATGATTACTGGCGGGAACAGCAAGAAAAACTGGAGATTGAGAAGCGGGCCATTGTAGAGGACCACAGCTTGGTTGCAGAGGAGAAGATGAGGCtgctgaaggagaaggagaaaaagatggAGGACCTGCGGCGGGAGAAGGATGCTGCAGAGATGCTGGGTGCCAAAATCAAG GCCATGGAGAGTAAGCTGCTTGTTGGAGGAAAAAACATAGTAGATCATACAAACGAGCAGCAGAAGATCTTGGAACAGAAGCGCCAGGAGATCGCCGAGCAG AAACGTCGAGAAAGAGAAATCCAGCAGCAAATGGAGAGTCGAGATGAGGAGACCTTGGAACTGAAAGAGACTTATACCTCATTGCAGCAAGAGGTAGACATCAAGACCAAAAAGCTCAAAAAG CTCTTTTCCAAGCTTCAGGCTGTGAAGGCCGAGATCCACGACCTCCaagaagaacacatcaaagagcGCCAGGAGCTGGAGCAGACGCAGAATGAGCTCACCCGCGAGCTGAAGCTCAA GCATCTTATTATAGAAAACTTTATTCCCTtggaagagaagaataaaattatgaaTAGATCCTTTTTTGATGATGAAGAAGACCATTGGAAATTACATCCTATAACCAGACTGGA GAACCAGCAGATGATGAAGCGACCAGTCTCTGCCGTGGGGTACAAGAGACCTTTGAGCCAACATGCGCGGATGTCCATGATGATCCGGCCGGAGCCCCGCTACAGG GCGGAGAACATCATGCTCTTGGAGTTAGATATGCCCAGCCGGACGACCAGAGACTATGAGGGCCCAGCCATCTCTCCCAAGGTTCAGGCTGCACTGGACGCAGCTCTGCAGGATGAAGATGAGATACAGGTGGATGCCTCATCCTTTGAAAGCCCTGCAAACAGAAAACCCAAGGCCAG GCCCAAGAGTGGCAGGAAATCAggatcttcctcttcctcctcaggaaACCCTGCATCTCAGTTTTACCCACAGTCTCGGGGGCTGGTTCCCAAGTAA